A portion of the Edaphobacter lichenicola genome contains these proteins:
- a CDS encoding undecaprenyl-diphosphate phosphatase, whose protein sequence is MSIFHVIILAIVQGLAELLPVSSSAHVVVAEKLLGLDPTTPQMTLLLVMLHTGTMFAVIVYFWNQWKKTYFSSSDAFKRFLIRLVWASLLTAVIGEVIIKAIEKTAFKGASKGEIELLFGRLDLIAPALAAAGLLILLAGLMEKRRMGAHEQVYGDSVTMRQAGWIGAIQGLCLPFRGFSRSGATISTGMLTGASKERAERFSFALAVVLTPPAVGREILRLVKASHAAQAAGTSIDLHGSMVMGLLGAVFAFLAGLLALKWLSSWLEEGRWYLFGIYCLVASVVVFGLHHAGY, encoded by the coding sequence ATGTCGATTTTTCATGTGATTATCCTTGCCATCGTGCAGGGTCTGGCCGAGTTGTTGCCTGTCTCCAGCTCCGCTCACGTTGTGGTTGCCGAAAAACTGCTGGGCCTTGACCCTACTACGCCGCAGATGACACTGCTACTAGTGATGCTGCATACCGGCACAATGTTTGCCGTGATTGTTTACTTCTGGAACCAGTGGAAGAAGACGTATTTTTCGAGCAGCGATGCGTTCAAGCGGTTTCTGATCCGGCTCGTCTGGGCTTCGTTGCTGACGGCTGTGATCGGTGAAGTGATTATCAAGGCGATTGAGAAGACTGCGTTTAAAGGTGCCTCCAAGGGGGAGATCGAGCTGCTGTTTGGGCGGCTGGATCTGATCGCTCCCGCGTTGGCTGCGGCTGGGCTGTTGATTCTGCTTGCGGGGCTGATGGAGAAGCGGCGCATGGGAGCGCACGAGCAGGTCTACGGCGACAGCGTGACCATGCGGCAGGCGGGTTGGATCGGCGCGATTCAGGGATTGTGCCTGCCGTTCCGAGGTTTTTCGCGGTCGGGGGCGACGATCTCGACGGGTATGTTGACGGGGGCAAGTAAGGAGCGTGCGGAGAGGTTCAGCTTCGCGCTGGCTGTGGTTTTGACTCCTCCGGCGGTAGGGCGTGAGATTTTGCGGCTGGTGAAGGCTTCGCATGCTGCTCAGGCGGCGGGGACGTCGATTGATCTGCACGGAAGCATGGTGATGGGACTGCTCGGCGCAGTGTTTGCGTTTCTGGCTGGGCTGCTGGCGCTGAAGTGGCTGAGCAGCTGGTTGGAAGAGGGCCGCTGGTATCTGTTTGGGATCTATTGCCTGGTGGCTTCGGTGGTGGTGTTCGGGTTGCATCACGCAGGGTATTGA
- a CDS encoding DUF3999 family protein, producing MKSAILLALLLWQAGPETPSPHYLRYQRIVAPSAPGQNCAVIDPQLFPHAAASLKDLRLFQGTREVPYAITLSEPQQPDSDTATIRNLGLRGRNIVFDLEMPNRPYTEIDLDLAGHDFLATATVSGTRDPNYVNQTHLGDFTLFDLTTQHLSRNTAIHLQETSLPYLHVELAVSLAAGTSASSLTPEALQKMVQSVTVPPSREAQSLYTTAARSSTITQRSRQSIGTFALPERIPIERVSFDLAPTYKANFSRDVRITDHPDGTANSASETLAGTILRVHLTQAGREIRQEQLSVPATLGSNMQSAATVQVAVENGDDTPLPIAAIRLEMRQRKICFDTSDTQALTLYYGDPGLTAPQYDYARLFSASGAIHTAQLGPEQLNAAYRDRPDARPLTERRPHLLWIILLVVICILAIIAIRSSKNIHHH from the coding sequence GTGAAGTCCGCGATACTCCTAGCGCTTCTCCTCTGGCAGGCGGGCCCCGAGACCCCCAGTCCGCACTATCTCCGCTATCAACGGATCGTCGCACCCTCCGCCCCCGGTCAAAACTGCGCCGTCATCGATCCGCAACTCTTTCCCCACGCCGCCGCGTCTCTGAAAGACCTCCGCCTCTTCCAAGGCACCCGCGAAGTTCCCTATGCCATCACGCTCAGCGAACCCCAGCAGCCCGACAGCGATACCGCCACCATCCGCAACCTCGGCCTGCGCGGCCGCAACATCGTCTTCGACCTCGAGATGCCGAATCGCCCCTACACCGAGATCGACCTCGACCTCGCCGGACACGACTTTCTTGCCACTGCCACCGTCTCCGGCACGCGCGACCCCAACTACGTGAACCAGACTCATCTCGGCGACTTCACTCTCTTCGATCTCACCACCCAACACCTCTCCCGCAACACCGCTATCCACCTGCAGGAGACCAGCCTCCCCTACCTCCACGTAGAGCTTGCTGTCTCTCTGGCTGCAGGCACGAGCGCCAGCTCTCTAACGCCCGAAGCACTCCAAAAGATGGTGCAAAGCGTTACCGTCCCTCCCAGCCGCGAAGCTCAATCCCTCTACACCACGGCGGCCCGCAGCTCTACCATCACCCAACGAAGCCGCCAGAGCATCGGCACCTTCGCACTACCCGAGCGCATCCCCATCGAGCGCGTCTCCTTTGACCTTGCACCAACCTATAAGGCCAACTTTAGCCGCGACGTCCGCATCACCGATCATCCCGACGGCACAGCCAACTCCGCTAGTGAAACCCTCGCCGGCACGATCCTCCGCGTCCATCTGACCCAGGCCGGTCGCGAGATCCGTCAGGAGCAGCTCAGCGTCCCCGCCACCCTCGGCTCCAACATGCAAAGCGCGGCGACCGTCCAGGTTGCCGTCGAGAACGGCGACGACACTCCGCTTCCTATCGCAGCCATTCGACTGGAGATGCGTCAGCGCAAGATCTGCTTCGACACCTCCGACACCCAAGCTCTCACTCTTTACTATGGCGATCCTGGCCTCACTGCCCCGCAGTATGACTATGCCCGGCTCTTCTCAGCATCCGGCGCAATCCACACCGCACAGTTGGGCCCAGAGCAACTCAACGCAGCCTATCGCGACCGGCCTGACGCGCGTCCGCTCACGGAGCGTCGTCCCCATCTTCTCTGGATTATTCTCCTGGTCGTGATCTGCATCCTCGCAATCATCGCCATTCGCAGTTCGAAGAACATCCACCATCACTAA
- a CDS encoding PA2169 family four-helix-bundle protein, giving the protein MSTDSGRQNEMKLALNSLISTLLDSQKGFADIGEHLKDDTLKRYFLAESLKRASFRGDIEEVLHQNGVHDIKESGTTAGTLHRVWGDLKAKLGGGDHTLLETAEQGEDEAKKAYADALNQDLPLPVRQLIAEQQAHVLTSHDYVKSHRDALVSK; this is encoded by the coding sequence ATGTCCACCGATTCAGGCCGTCAGAACGAAATGAAGCTTGCACTAAACTCTCTCATCAGCACCCTCCTCGACAGCCAAAAAGGCTTTGCCGACATCGGTGAGCACCTGAAAGACGACACTCTGAAGCGTTACTTCCTCGCCGAATCTCTCAAGCGCGCCAGCTTCCGCGGCGACATCGAAGAAGTCCTTCATCAGAACGGTGTCCACGACATTAAAGAGTCCGGCACCACCGCTGGCACCCTCCACCGCGTATGGGGAGACCTCAAGGCGAAGCTCGGTGGCGGTGATCACACTTTGCTCGAGACCGCCGAACAAGGCGAAGATGAGGCAAAAAAAGCGTATGCCGACGCCCTCAATCAAGACTTACCGTTGCCTGTGCGTCAATTGATTGCGGAACAACAGGCTCATGTCCTCACCTCCCACGACTATGTGAAGAGCCACCGCGACGCGCTCGTGTCGAAGTAG
- a CDS encoding DoxX family protein — translation MSRKRGIDSMMGRIILAVGFVLAGCVHLIAPQVYLKIVPPYLPAHLSIVYISGVAEILGGLGLLVASTRQAAAWGLIALLIAVLPANIYMATAHLDAPGIMGQSWAQWLRVPLQLPLIYWAWLYTRTR, via the coding sequence ATGTCACGAAAGAGGGGAATAGACAGCATGATGGGGCGTATCATCCTGGCAGTTGGGTTCGTCCTTGCTGGTTGTGTCCATCTCATCGCGCCGCAGGTCTACCTTAAGATCGTTCCGCCCTACCTGCCTGCACATCTCTCCATCGTCTACATCAGTGGCGTAGCAGAGATTCTAGGTGGCCTCGGCCTGCTCGTTGCATCCACGCGCCAAGCTGCCGCGTGGGGGCTGATCGCACTCCTGATCGCCGTTCTTCCGGCTAACATCTACATGGCGACTGCTCACCTGGACGCCCCGGGAATCATGGGTCAAAGCTGGGCCCAGTGGCTCCGCGTGCCGCTACAACTTCCCCTCATCTATTGGGCATGGCTGTACACCCGCACACGATAA
- a CDS encoding outer membrane protein assembly factor BamD yields the protein MRLSIVWRCSGMGAGVALLLVGSVAVEQATAQKKSQDYTTAARATVLHDANVYVAADADAQKISLVTPGHEVVIVERSGPWVKVFANTDINDDANEDDRNKPEFGEDANVTPASGWIRDKGILGPATAGGDVILFGTAANLEDEAERPHAPKGAAGQAHLLYKRVAEYFPDSPLAGEAAWRSADIRWQLDRADISSLPSAKEQEAYLRPQIYEGELKKVEKRYPGSEYAARAAYDLIDNKLCGDWQGLPKCPEMETGLYMKYAQQFPDGPKAAEALYNAVYRQGVVVTMYLVQEDRKRSDEAAKRVQALAQDLKMRYPKSEFAARGASIAFRVSQGIAVYGSDRD from the coding sequence ATGAGGCTCTCTATCGTGTGGCGATGTTCGGGGATGGGTGCAGGGGTAGCTCTGCTGCTGGTGGGATCAGTTGCGGTGGAGCAGGCGACGGCGCAGAAGAAGTCGCAAGACTATACCACAGCCGCGCGGGCGACTGTGCTGCACGATGCGAATGTTTATGTCGCGGCAGATGCGGATGCGCAGAAGATTTCGCTGGTGACGCCGGGGCATGAGGTGGTGATCGTTGAGCGAAGCGGGCCGTGGGTGAAGGTCTTTGCCAACACCGACATCAACGACGATGCGAATGAGGACGATCGCAACAAGCCGGAGTTTGGGGAAGATGCGAATGTGACGCCGGCTTCGGGTTGGATTCGGGACAAGGGAATTTTGGGGCCAGCTACGGCAGGCGGCGATGTGATTCTGTTTGGGACAGCGGCGAATCTTGAGGATGAGGCGGAGCGGCCACATGCGCCGAAGGGAGCTGCCGGGCAGGCTCACCTGCTTTATAAGCGAGTGGCGGAGTATTTTCCAGACTCGCCGTTGGCGGGAGAGGCGGCGTGGAGATCGGCGGATATTCGCTGGCAGCTGGATAGGGCGGACATCAGCTCGCTGCCGAGCGCGAAGGAGCAGGAGGCTTATCTTCGGCCGCAGATTTACGAGGGCGAGTTGAAGAAGGTGGAGAAGAGGTATCCAGGGAGCGAGTACGCGGCGAGGGCGGCATACGATCTGATAGATAACAAACTGTGCGGGGACTGGCAGGGACTGCCGAAGTGTCCGGAGATGGAGACTGGGCTGTATATGAAGTATGCACAGCAGTTTCCGGATGGACCGAAGGCGGCGGAGGCGCTGTATAACGCCGTGTACCGGCAGGGTGTTGTGGTGACGATGTATCTGGTGCAGGAGGATCGCAAACGGTCGGATGAGGCGGCCAAAAGGGTGCAGGCGCTGGCACAGGATTTGAAGATGCGGTACCCCAAGTCGGAGTTTGCGGCCAGGGGGGCGAGTATTGCGTTTCGGGTGTCGCAGGGGATTGCGGTCTATGGAAGCGACCGGGATTGA
- a CDS encoding DNA translocase FtsK, whose translation MKTLRLVSTPTRNRRLNEILGMVILVGAGLLLLALASYTPTDPSFNTVGQYVTGRPAHNWTGMVGAYLADATLQLIGVAAFFLPLVLARLGVCWMRSRPAGSPLAKTIGLGMWVVFAPAAIALLPGTMLWRSSLPIEGTTGRLLADFMVHYLNLPGAAIVFALMVAVSLYLATTFTFNTAREWATIRFGFVQRLWDWWSQRRSRRAGAEAAIEESYGSKREQADAKARRLREMVEEAERKRLEPEPETTTLLGGLFGWLSRKKRVQPISIAPEDIAAPGHPTSIFQAMPRTLVDAPPVTAFGTAAAAAAPFAEVLAKAAAPVHALDDESNFGDFAGDTRRDEEWREPISMKAAAPMKAPKKVAEEPRASFAGPIAPAPLHTLSENISFGKRADADIKPVTIVPKSVRGYKLPPSSLLYRSEEHAIVREDALREEARVLVEKSAEFGVDGQVTQINPGPVVTTFEFKPEAGVKVARITGLADDLCLAMAAESILIERMPGKSTVGIQVPNHERETIWLRDVVECESFAQSKSRLAIALGKDINGRIVTADLASMPHVLIAGSTGSGKSVAINAMIMSVLFKSTPEQVRMILVDPKRVELGMYEGIPHLFTPIITEAKLAANALRNAVREMERRLKLLAANHVRNIDQFNKLFDHGSEYLFEDVNQEPLPYIIIIIDELADLMMLDRANVEESITRLAQMARAVGIHLVLATQRPSVDVITGLIKANVPTRMSFRLATKVDSRTIIDSNGAESLLGRGDMLYLPPGTSRVQRVHAPFVTEKEISAVTAFWKAQGEAEYVHGFLEGPKEDAGTGKDGDGGVDGDNNDELYDDAVRLVFEFGKASTSLLQRRLRIGYGRAAHLIDMMYNDGLVGPADGSKPREILKSPNWINEVDAAIR comes from the coding sequence ATGAAAACCCTGAGACTTGTTTCGACACCGACGCGCAACCGCCGCCTGAACGAGATCCTCGGGATGGTCATACTGGTGGGAGCAGGACTGCTGCTGCTGGCGTTGGCCAGCTATACCCCCACGGATCCCTCGTTCAATACGGTTGGACAGTACGTAACGGGACGGCCCGCGCATAACTGGACCGGCATGGTCGGGGCGTATCTTGCCGACGCGACGCTCCAGTTGATTGGCGTAGCAGCGTTCTTTCTGCCGCTGGTACTCGCGCGGCTTGGAGTCTGCTGGATGCGGTCGCGGCCAGCCGGGTCTCCGCTGGCAAAGACGATTGGTTTGGGAATGTGGGTGGTGTTTGCACCGGCGGCGATTGCGTTGCTACCGGGAACGATGCTGTGGCGGAGTTCGTTGCCGATTGAAGGTACGACGGGCCGCCTGCTGGCGGACTTTATGGTGCATTACCTGAACCTGCCAGGGGCGGCAATCGTGTTCGCGCTGATGGTTGCGGTGTCACTCTATCTGGCGACTACGTTTACGTTCAACACGGCGCGGGAGTGGGCGACGATTCGCTTCGGTTTCGTGCAGCGGCTGTGGGATTGGTGGTCGCAGCGACGCAGCAGACGCGCGGGCGCGGAAGCAGCGATCGAAGAGTCGTATGGGAGCAAGCGTGAGCAGGCGGATGCAAAGGCTCGACGCCTGCGGGAGATGGTGGAGGAGGCAGAGCGCAAGAGACTCGAGCCAGAGCCAGAGACCACGACGTTGCTGGGCGGACTGTTCGGATGGTTAAGCAGGAAGAAGCGGGTTCAGCCGATCTCGATTGCGCCGGAGGATATTGCGGCTCCTGGACATCCGACTTCGATCTTTCAGGCTATGCCAAGGACACTGGTGGATGCTCCGCCGGTAACGGCGTTCGGGACGGCTGCGGCTGCGGCAGCGCCCTTTGCTGAGGTGCTGGCGAAGGCAGCTGCTCCGGTGCATGCGCTGGATGATGAGTCGAACTTCGGTGATTTTGCTGGAGATACCCGGCGCGATGAGGAGTGGCGCGAGCCGATTTCGATGAAGGCTGCTGCGCCGATGAAGGCGCCGAAGAAAGTGGCAGAGGAACCAAGAGCTTCATTTGCCGGGCCGATTGCTCCTGCTCCGTTGCACACACTATCGGAGAACATCTCGTTTGGGAAGCGTGCGGATGCGGACATCAAACCGGTAACGATTGTGCCGAAGAGCGTACGCGGGTATAAGCTGCCGCCTTCTTCGCTGCTGTATCGGAGCGAAGAGCACGCAATCGTCCGCGAGGATGCGCTGCGCGAAGAGGCTCGGGTGCTGGTCGAGAAGTCTGCCGAGTTTGGAGTGGATGGGCAGGTGACGCAGATCAATCCCGGGCCTGTGGTGACGACGTTTGAGTTCAAGCCGGAGGCTGGAGTTAAGGTTGCTCGTATTACCGGGCTGGCTGACGATCTCTGTCTGGCGATGGCGGCGGAGTCGATCCTGATTGAGCGAATGCCGGGTAAGAGCACCGTGGGGATTCAGGTGCCGAACCATGAGCGCGAGACGATCTGGTTAAGGGATGTCGTGGAGTGTGAGAGCTTTGCGCAGTCGAAGAGCAGGCTGGCGATTGCACTGGGCAAAGACATCAACGGGCGCATTGTGACCGCCGATCTGGCGAGTATGCCGCACGTGCTGATCGCTGGCTCGACGGGATCGGGTAAGTCGGTCGCGATCAACGCGATGATTATGAGTGTGCTGTTCAAGAGCACGCCCGAGCAGGTGAGGATGATCCTCGTTGACCCGAAGCGGGTTGAACTGGGAATGTATGAAGGGATTCCGCATCTGTTTACGCCGATCATTACCGAGGCGAAACTGGCGGCGAATGCGCTGCGAAATGCGGTGCGTGAGATGGAGCGCCGGTTGAAGCTGCTGGCGGCGAACCATGTTCGGAACATCGATCAGTTCAACAAGTTGTTCGATCATGGCAGCGAGTATCTGTTTGAGGATGTGAATCAGGAGCCGCTGCCGTACATCATCATCATCATCGATGAGCTGGCCGATCTGATGATGCTCGATCGCGCGAATGTGGAAGAGTCGATCACGCGGTTGGCGCAGATGGCGCGTGCCGTGGGTATTCACCTTGTGCTGGCGACGCAACGGCCATCGGTCGATGTCATTACTGGATTGATCAAGGCAAACGTACCGACTCGTATGAGCTTCCGGCTGGCGACGAAGGTGGACTCGCGAACGATCATCGACTCAAACGGCGCGGAGAGCCTGCTGGGGCGCGGAGATATGCTCTATCTGCCGCCAGGAACGAGCAGGGTGCAGCGGGTGCATGCTCCGTTTGTGACGGAAAAAGAGATCTCGGCGGTCACTGCCTTTTGGAAGGCGCAGGGAGAGGCCGAGTACGTACATGGATTCCTTGAAGGTCCGAAAGAAGATGCCGGCACCGGCAAGGATGGAGATGGCGGAGTTGACGGGGACAATAACGACGAGCTCTATGACGATGCGGTGAGGCTGGTGTTCGAGTTTGGAAAGGCGAGCACTTCCCTGCTGCAGCGACGGCTGCGGATTGGATATGGCCGTGCCGCTCATCTGATCGACATGATGTACAACGATGGTCTGGTGGGGCCTGCGGATGGATCGAAGCCACGTGAGATCTTGAAGTCGCCGAACTGGATCAACGAGGTGGATGCGGCGATCCGCTAG